The sequence TCGTCGGAAGCGTATGGACGAGGGCAACCATCCCCGCCACCAGCAGGCCGATCAACGCGACGACCTCTCCGTGGTATGCGGCGCCCGACCAGCCTGCGGCGCCCAGCACGACGAAGGCAGCGGGCCAGGTGGCGGTGGCCAGCCGGAAGCCAAGCAGCGGCGAGACCCGGATGTCGGAGCGAGTGACGAGGAGGTCCGTCAGGATCCAGGCGCCCGTATAGCCCCCCAGGATGAGGAAGAGCGGCGTATTGCCGAGGCCCATCAGCGCGGCGGTGACGAGCGTGGCCAGCACGATCCCCTCGGTAGCGTGCGTCAGGTGGTGGCGCAGCAGACCACGCATGCTCTGCGTGTCCACCGTGGTGTCATCGCTGATCAGGGCACCGATGAAGGTGTGCCAGCTCGCGCGGAAAAAGAAGTTCACCAGGAAACCCCGTGCTCGGAACGCGGAGCATGAACCTCAGGTGGTGGCGGCCAAAAGCCTGACGAAAGTACCCAGCGCGCGGTGCGGTCGACATCGGCTCAGTCTGCCCTTAGTACACCTCGTCGTGGGAGCCGAGGTTCACGAGGAAGGCCTCATCGCCCTCCCAGCGAAAGAGGACGCGCAGATCGTCGTCCACGGCGAAAGCCCAATAACCTTCCAGCTCGCCTTTCAACTTGTGCGTGCGGAGCAGCTGGTCCTGCGGGTCGGTGGCGAAACGGCGTAATGCCGCCCGGAGCATGGACGCCTGGGGTTCCTTCAACTTCTTCGCCTTGCGAAAGAATCGGCTCGATGCGGAAAACCGCACCGTTACGAACGGAGCTGGTCGAGGAGCCGGTCCACGTCGTCGAAGCGGGGAGCGCCGCCCGCTCGGTACTCAGCCTCTGCCTCGCGGACCTCCGCTACGAACAGCTGCCGGCGGAGGAGGCTGAGCTCCTTCTGGTCGCGCTCGTAGCGCTCGGGGTTCACGATGTACGCCGCCCGCCGCGACCGCTGGAGGACCACGGTCGGCTCGTCACTCGTGCGAACCTCATCGATGACGTCAGCCACTCGCTGGCGGAGCTCGGAGATCGGTACCGTCTTCATGATGGGTAACAGTACATCAGAACGTACATATGTCAATTGCCGGCAATCACGGCGGCGTCATCGGCGTGCTGTGGGGAGCCCCCGCCGGGCCAGTTCTCTCGACCGCTGCGCAGCGTTCCGCGGCGGTCATAGGTCACGACCGTGAAGCCGGTCAGCCGCTCAGCGACCGGACGCCACTGCTCGGCATCTTCGCCACCGGCGTGCACCAGGATCACCGCGGGACCAGACCCACGGACCTCTGCGTACAGGGTGGTTCCGTTAACGGGATAGGACCGATGCGGGGTGGCTCGGCGCCGGGCAGCGCGTTCGGGTTGGTCCGCAGCTCCGGCAGGGTCACCTCGGAAGTGTATTCCCGCATGCAGAGGAGGACGCGTCAGGCGCTTAAGCCTGCCAGCAGCGATGCGATCTCGCGGGCTTTGGTGCGTCAGCCCGGCGGCTTCTGTCCGGAACGGACGGGTCGGTCAGGCTGAAACCGCGACGCAAGGTAGGCGGCGCCCAGCAGGAGGAGGCCCAGCGCCAGGAACGAGAGTACCCGGTACGCGACGTCGAGCGCGGCCAGATCGACGATGAAGACCTTGCCGGTGACGAGCGCAAGCAGCCCAAGGCCGAATAGCCGGGCGTTTGTCGACTGACGGAATAGGCCGATGACGAAGCCGGCCACGCCGAGCACGGCCCACAGCACGCTGAGCGCAACCTGCGCCTGCTTCCGCAGCTCATCGAGTCCGATCGCGCCCCCCAGGTTGGCCTGGAACAGGTCGACGGTGCCGATCGAGAGCAGGTAGACCCCCGCCGCGCCGGCCAGGATCTGGGCGATCCGGGCGTCGAGGTTGCGCGGAGGCAGGAAGGCGCGGGCGAGGAATGCGGCAGTCAAGGCGGCCACCGCCAGTATGCCGCCGTTGAGGATGGCAGGCTCTGTCGCCTTCACCGCCTGGACGACGAGCCGATACGGCGGCGCCACCACGGCCAGTGTCTCGATCGCCGCGGCCAGCGCGAAGGCGTAGGAAGCGAAGGGGCGCACCACCCAGTCCGGCTGCCATCGGTTGCCGAGGACGTGGAGCACCAG is a genomic window of Chloroflexota bacterium containing:
- a CDS encoding type II toxin-antitoxin system YafQ family toxin encodes the protein MRFSASSRFFRKAKKLKEPQASMLRAALRRFATDPQDQLLRTHKLKGELEGYWAFAVDDDLRVLFRWEGDEAFLVNLGSHDEVY
- a CDS encoding type II toxin-antitoxin system Phd/YefM family antitoxin, which codes for MKTVPISELRQRVADVIDEVRTSDEPTVVLQRSRRAAYIVNPERYERDQKELSLLRRQLFVAEVREAEAEYRAGGAPRFDDVDRLLDQLRS